The stretch of DNA GAAGCAAAGGCAAAAGATGTCCCTATCGGCTCAAATGGTATCATTCCTATTTTTTCTGATGTCATGGATTATATCTCTTGGCGACATGCAGCACCATCCTTCCTCAACCTCAGCCTAGATCCCAACAAAACAGGTAAAAAAGAAATTTTTAAATCCATACAAGAAAATGCCGCTCTAGTTACCTATGGCAATTTAAAAATTGTAGAAGAAGTGACGGGACAATTCCCTAAAGAAGCGATTTTTGCTGGCGGTGCCTCAAAAGGGAAACTATGGAGCCAGACCTTGGCAGATGTCCTAGGTATCCCTGTAAAAGTACCCGTTGAAAAAGAAGCAGCAGCACTGGGTACGGCCATTATGGCAGGACTCGGTGCCGGTCTATACCCCAACTTAGAATCTGCCATTACCGACATAGTGAAATGGGAAAGAGTTCATTCTCCTAATCTAGAAAACCACCAAAAGTATCAAGTCATTTATGAACATTGGCGTAAAGTTTATGCCGAACAGCTTAAATTAGCCGATTCCGGCATGACAAACCATATGTGGATTGCACCTGGAGTAACTATTTAATAGAAAGGGGGTGAAACGAATGTTTCACACAAGTGAGGAAAACAATGAATATCGTTATGGCACCCATGGCCCCAAATACTTATCTAAAGGACCCAATGTGGATATTGGAGTGGTTCTTTTAAAACCTGGTGATGATCATGATAACCACTATCATACAACCTGTGAGGAAATCTTCTATATCCTTGAAGGTGAAATTGATATTTATATAAACGGTGAACCTGTCCATGTAAAGCCAGGTGACATACTTCAGGTACGACCTATGGAAGCACACTACTTAAAAAACACGAATACTGTTGATTTTAAAGCTGTATTTATAAAATCGCCACATATCAGTGAAAGAGATTCCGTTATCGTTGATAACCCAAAAATAAAGGAGTGAATGGTAGATGAATTGGGGATTTAAAAATAGAATGAATCAAATTTTACCAGGCGGGAAAGCCGTTATGTTGGCAATTGACCACGGTTATTTCCTTGGACCCGTCCACGGCCTTGAAAAGCCTGGAGAAACCGTCAAGGACCTTTTGCCACATACCGACTCTTTGTTTGTCACACGGGGGACATTGGATGCATGCATTCCTGCAGATGTAAGTAAGCCTGTCCTATTACGAGTTTCTGGTGGACCGAGTGTGTTGAATGATTTAGCTAACGAGCACATTGTTACCCCAGTTAAAGAAGCCATTAGACATAACGTGGTTGGAGTCGGCGTATCTATTTTTGTCGGTTCTGCTTACGAGACTCAAACGGTGACAAACTTAGCAAATGTCGTTACTGAATCACACGAGTATGGGTTACCTGTTCTAGCCATTACTGCTGTTGGCAAGGAACTAGAAAAACGCGATGCTAGATTCCTAGGCCTTGCTTCTCGTATTGGTGCTGAAATGGGAGCAGACATTGTTAAAACCTATTACTGTGAAGACTTTGAAAAAGTAACAAGCACGTGTCCCGTTCCAATCGTTATTGCTGGAGGTCCTAAACTAGAAACAATTAAAGATGCACTGGATTTAACCTATAACGCGATGAACCAGGGCGCTGCAGGTGTGGATATGGGGCGTAATATTTGGCAGTCCGAATACCCTGAAGCGATGATTCGTGCCATTAATGGGATTGTTCACAAAGGGTTAAGTGTGAAGGAAGCGCTAGAACTTTATTCACAGCTAACACAAACCAAGGTATTTTAAGACACCCCTCTAAAGAAAAAGCGGCTTACCAAGCAGTAAGCCGTTTTTTGAGTACCAATCGCTTAACATTATTTGCTATTTTATTTGTTTATTTCAAATATGATTTTACTTTACTACTACATATTTTTGCTTTGCACAAGAAGTTTGGATTTTCCTGTACGTTCCCATTCTTCTACTGTTTCATATGCTTTTTCAGGAGAATACCCTTTCCCTACAAGAACGCCCATTAGAATAAATTCTTGAAGAATATGTGTCGCATTTATTCCTCTTTTAACATCCTCTAATCCTTCTTTTACCAAAAATTCCGTGTGCTGTATCCATTCATCTGGAGTCTTTCCAAAAACATCTGTATTTCCATTGCCGTGACTGTTGCCTTCTTCCGCAGCCATGGCATCTGCTTTGGTACCATGAACAGTACCAAAAGGATGGTTAGGAGGAGCATATATTGAATAAAGTTTTAGCGGAATATTACCTGTATTGGTTAGATTATGCCATGTTCCAGCAGGTATCATTATGGCAGAATCATCAGAGACATGTCTTTCAAAGTTTAAATTCTCTTTACTCTTGCCCATTTGAACAATCCCCTGGCCTTGTTCAATCCGTAAGAATTGATCAACATTTGGATGCATTTCCAAACCGATATCTTCACCAACATTGAGGCTCATCAAAGTAACTTGTAGATGTGTCCCTGTCCATAAGGCTGTCCGATACGTATTGTTTTGCTTCGATGCTTCATTGATATTAACGACAAATGGATTTGGTCCATAATCTGTTAATAGAACACTTCCATTACCGTTGGAAGAGCGAAATGAATCAAATCGGTTAGCGTGCACTACCCCATTAGGATAAGTTGTATAAACAGACTGTCTTCCATAGTTATACATTGGTACATTAGCATAATAAGGATATTGATAAGGATACATATAGGGAACATTGTACATTTTTCTCAATCCCTTCACAGTTATAAAATTATCCTATGCACTTGTGAAGGGAAGGTACTTGGATTCAAACTTCATTCGTTAACTCTAACATTTTTTTAGCACGCACTTGGCTTTCCCGTCTACTCCCAAATTTAAAAACAACAACCCCACCGACGATAACCAGCACACCAATTAACTGCTTAAAAGTAAATGGAACTTTTTCTAATCCTAATAATCCGAGTGAGTCCCACAATAAAGCAAATGCGAGCTGTGATGCAAAGACAATCGCGATGGCATAGCTTGGTCCAAGGTGCTTCATCCCCTGAACGATAAAGGTAACCACCCCTATCCCAAGTAAGCCACTGAACCAGTACCAAAGCTTCATGTTTTGTAACTGAAATAATTCTTTTCCTTCAAAAATCAGGCCGAAAATCATGGAAGCGAGAAATCCTAGCCCTAATACTAATGTGGTCGTGGCCCATGATCCGGCGCGTTCGCTTACCTTACTGTTGAAAATATTTTGCACGCTAAGCAGCGATCCCGCCAGCAGCGAGAATAATAATCCCAGTATCATACTTTACTCCCCTATTCTATTCGTAAATATTATCTCCAGCCAATATCCTCAATCCTTCCCTATCTTTGATGAGGATGACTCCCTTTTTCCGCTCGATTAAACCATCTTTACACAATTGGCCGATTACGCGATTTAAATGCCGATAACTTGTTCCAATCAAATTGGCCGTATCCTTGATACTAATGCTAATTTGTCTTTTATTCAGTGAGACGGATTCATCCAAAGAGACCGACATGAGATAACTGGCCAAACGTACTTCGACTGGATACATGATAGTCAAACTCATTGATTTCGATTTCAAATGGAATTTTTTCGTGATAATTTCTAATAAAAATTGCAGGAACGGTGCATGATCTTTAGCATATTTTTTCAACCAGCGATGATGAATACCAATCATACTAACTGACGAAACAGCCTCCACTGTATTAACAAAATCAATCCCCTGCACGTATTCAAGATCCCCAATGACCTCAAGAGGTGTCTTAAACGAAAGGATGAGCGTTTTGCCTTCAGATGAGTTATTATAGATTTTCACTTTGCCCTTCACAAGAACGTATAAATACTCGGAAGGTTCACCCTGCGTACAAATGAGTTCTCCTTCTTCAAAGCTGTATAGAGACAAGTATGGGTTCAGTTGTTGATTAAATATGGGTTCCAGCTGATATGTCTCTTTATATGCTTGTAATTGCGCACGATCTTTTATCTCTTTCATTTGCTAAGATCCACCTTCCACCTGCGTACGTTTAAAACCTAAGAATCAATACCCCAGCAATCATCATTCCGATACCAATAAACTGCGGTAGCTTCATTTTTTGCTTTGTTAAGCCGAACCATCCGTTACTGTCTATTATAAAGGTTAGACAAAGCTGAGCAATCAGTATTACGGCAACTGTAAAGGTAACACCAATATGCTGAATCGCCGTGACGTTGCTAAAAACGACAACCGCCCCGAAGGTACCGCCGACTAAATATAACGGTTTTACCTGCGTGAAGCCTTGGTATTTTTTTTCTCTGGTGAACATGAGTATAAGTAAGGCCACTATAAATCCGATTAACTGTGTAATGGTTGCAGCTTGCCATGTGCCTATATCATTACTAATTTTAGTGTTTGCTACTCCTTGCAGGGTAATAAACGCCCCGGCTAAAAAGGCAAAAAAGATTCCTTTCATCGTGTTCACTCTCCATCGTTGATTTATCTTAATTAAACTGATTTTGAGCGTTTCAGGAAAGGACATATGTCCTAATTGTAAAAAAAGGGATTTATTTTTGTGAAGGGAAGTAGATTTTTGAAAAAGAA from Bacillus sp. SLBN-46 encodes:
- a CDS encoding dimethylsulfonioproprionate lyase family protein, yielding MFHTSEENNEYRYGTHGPKYLSKGPNVDIGVVLLKPGDDHDNHYHTTCEEIFYILEGEIDIYINGEPVHVKPGDILQVRPMEAHYLKNTNTVDFKAVFIKSPHISERDSVIVDNPKIKE
- the lsrF gene encoding 3-hydroxy-5-phosphonooxypentane-2,4-dione thiolase, with amino-acid sequence MNWGFKNRMNQILPGGKAVMLAIDHGYFLGPVHGLEKPGETVKDLLPHTDSLFVTRGTLDACIPADVSKPVLLRVSGGPSVLNDLANEHIVTPVKEAIRHNVVGVGVSIFVGSAYETQTVTNLANVVTESHEYGLPVLAITAVGKELEKRDARFLGLASRIGAEMGADIVKTYYCEDFEKVTSTCPVPIVIAGGPKLETIKDALDLTYNAMNQGAAGVDMGRNIWQSEYPEAMIRAINGIVHKGLSVKEALELYSQLTQTKVF
- a CDS encoding cupin domain-containing protein; amino-acid sequence: MYNVPYMYPYQYPYYANVPMYNYGRQSVYTTYPNGVVHANRFDSFRSSNGNGSVLLTDYGPNPFVVNINEASKQNNTYRTALWTGTHLQVTLMSLNVGEDIGLEMHPNVDQFLRIEQGQGIVQMGKSKENLNFERHVSDDSAIMIPAGTWHNLTNTGNIPLKLYSIYAPPNHPFGTVHGTKADAMAAEEGNSHGNGNTDVFGKTPDEWIQHTEFLVKEGLEDVKRGINATHILQEFILMGVLVGKGYSPEKAYETVEEWERTGKSKLLVQSKNM
- a CDS encoding DMT family transporter, coding for MILGLLFSLLAGSLLSVQNIFNSKVSERAGSWATTTLVLGLGFLASMIFGLIFEGKELFQLQNMKLWYWFSGLLGIGVVTFIVQGMKHLGPSYAIAIVFASQLAFALLWDSLGLLGLEKVPFTFKQLIGVLVIVGGVVVFKFGSRRESQVRAKKMLELTNEV
- a CDS encoding Crp/Fnr family transcriptional regulator, which gives rise to MKEIKDRAQLQAYKETYQLEPIFNQQLNPYLSLYSFEEGELICTQGEPSEYLYVLVKGKVKIYNNSSEGKTLILSFKTPLEVIGDLEYVQGIDFVNTVEAVSSVSMIGIHHRWLKKYAKDHAPFLQFLLEIITKKFHLKSKSMSLTIMYPVEVRLASYLMSVSLDESVSLNKRQISISIKDTANLIGTSYRHLNRVIGQLCKDGLIERKKGVILIKDREGLRILAGDNIYE
- a CDS encoding DMT family transporter, giving the protein MKGIFFAFLAGAFITLQGVANTKISNDIGTWQAATITQLIGFIVALLILMFTREKKYQGFTQVKPLYLVGGTFGAVVVFSNVTAIQHIGVTFTVAVILIAQLCLTFIIDSNGWFGLTKQKMKLPQFIGIGMMIAGVLILRF